The following proteins are co-located in the Dromiciops gliroides isolate mDroGli1 chromosome 2, mDroGli1.pri, whole genome shotgun sequence genome:
- the LOC122739268 gene encoding olfactory receptor 49-like, which translates to MGNNSTTVTEIILLGLTDACESQMPIFMVLLLTYLITLLGNLLIIVVTLMDHRLHTPMYYFLRNFAVLEIWFTSVIFPKMLNNILTGSKTISLLGCFLQGFLYFFLGTTEFLLLAVMSFDRYVAICNPLRYATIMNRGVCVQLVLSSWVGGFLLIIVPSSITFQQPFCGPNVIDHFFCDNFPLLELVCADTSLVELIGFVVANISLLGTLSVTAPCYGHILYTILRIPSAKERQKAFSTCSSHIIVVSLFYGSCIFMYVRAGKGSEGEDLNKVVALLITVVTPMLNPFIYTLRNKQVKLVIREKVGKWISQA; encoded by the coding sequence ATGGGGAACAATAGCACTACTGTCACCGAGATCATTCTTCTGGGACTCACAGATGCCTGTGAATCCCAGATGCCAATCTTCATGGTGCTCCTCCTGACCTACCTGATCACACTGCTAGGGAACCTCCTCATCATTGTCGTCACCCTGATGGATCATCGCCTTCACACCCCCATGTACTACTTCCTTAGAAACTTTGCTGTTCTGGAGATCTGGTTCACTTCTGTCATCTTTCCCAAGATGCTGAACAATATTTTAACAGGGAGTAAGACCATCTCCTTATTGGGATGCTTCCTGCAGGGTTTCCTCTACTTCTTCCTGGGAACTACAGAATTCCTCCTCCTGGCTGTGATGTCCTTTGATAGGTATGTGGCCATCTGTAACCCCTTGCGTTATGCCACCATCATGAACAGAGGGGTCTGTGTGCAGCTGGTGCTGTCCTCATGGGTGGGAGGTTTCCTTCTCATCATTGTACCTAGTAGCATCACATTTCAGCAGCCTTTCTGTGGCCCCAATGTCATCGATCACTTTTTCTGTGACAACTTCCCATTGCTAGAACTAGTATGTGCAGACACAAGCCTGGTGGAACTGATAGGCTTTGTCGTGGCCAATATCAGTCTGCTGGGCACCTTATCTGTCACTGCTCCCTGTTATGGCCACATCCTCTATACCATATTGCGCATCCCTTCAGccaaggagagacagaaagcCTTCTCCACTTGTTCCTCCCACATCATTGTGGTATCCCTTTTTTATGGCAGCTGCATCTTTATGTATGTCAGGGCAGGTAAAGGCAGTGAAGGGGAGGACCTGAACAAGGTGGTGGCCCTCCTCATCACTGTGGTGACCCCAATGCTCAACCCTTTCATTTATACCCTGAGAAATAAACAGGTGAAACTGGTGATTAGAGAAAAGGTGGGCAAGTGGATCTCTCAGGCCTGA